One segment of Paenibacillus rhizovicinus DNA contains the following:
- a CDS encoding MFS transporter, which translates to MQVKLGYFLFFYVFLYMANAVYGTFIPLYFQHIGFTQAQIGTLLGLGPLIAILAQPVWGLFSDRAKTKNSILLLLIGCSGLTVMFYPLSDQFFYLLICICIFTFFQSSIFAIGDAVTLETLDKRGRGNFSLIRMGGTFGFAIMSIIFGLLAKKHIDLLFVVYAFLLAITLLLVLRFPAIEGHQARNRKMSVWVLFRNRKLMMYIGANFVFNITLGYYYAFFPLYFKEMGGDSAWLGWSMLISSLSEVPFLLLSHHLFRRVQTWHILLGAGAAAALRWFLFSQIHSAAWLLPAQALHGLIFIVLSVTLANVINKEVPNELKASGQTLNGLLTMGVARVIGSLAGGVASEWFGMRNMFFYNSVLTLVCVVIFAIVFKLQQNKETAVLHA; encoded by the coding sequence ATGCAAGTCAAACTCGGTTATTTCTTGTTTTTCTATGTCTTCTTGTACATGGCCAATGCCGTCTACGGCACATTCATCCCGCTTTATTTTCAACACATCGGATTCACGCAAGCCCAGATTGGCACTTTACTCGGACTCGGCCCGCTGATCGCCATTCTCGCACAACCGGTCTGGGGGCTATTCAGCGACCGCGCCAAGACCAAAAACAGCATTCTACTTCTGCTGATCGGCTGCAGCGGGCTCACCGTGATGTTCTATCCGCTGTCCGACCAATTCTTCTATCTGCTCATTTGCATCTGCATCTTCACGTTCTTCCAATCTTCCATATTCGCGATTGGCGATGCGGTCACGCTGGAGACGCTGGACAAGCGGGGCAGAGGGAATTTCAGCCTGATTCGGATGGGGGGAACATTCGGTTTCGCCATCATGTCGATCATCTTCGGGCTCCTCGCCAAGAAGCACATCGATCTCCTGTTCGTCGTGTACGCGTTTCTGCTCGCGATCACTTTGCTGCTCGTACTGCGGTTTCCCGCCATCGAAGGCCATCAAGCGCGGAATCGCAAAATGTCCGTCTGGGTGCTGTTCCGCAACCGGAAGCTGATGATGTACATCGGCGCGAATTTCGTTTTCAATATCACGCTCGGTTATTATTATGCCTTCTTCCCGCTCTACTTCAAGGAAATGGGAGGAGACAGCGCGTGGCTGGGCTGGTCGATGCTCATCTCGTCCCTGAGCGAAGTGCCCTTCCTGCTGCTGTCGCATCACCTCTTCAGACGCGTTCAAACCTGGCATATCCTGCTCGGTGCCGGGGCGGCCGCAGCGCTTCGGTGGTTTCTGTTCTCGCAGATTCACAGTGCCGCTTGGCTGCTGCCCGCCCAGGCGCTGCATGGCTTGATCTTTATCGTCCTATCGGTGACGCTGGCCAACGTCATCAACAAAGAAGTCCCGAACGAGCTGAAGGCCAGCGGCCAGACGTTAAACGGACTATTGACCATGGGCGTCGCCCGCGTGATCGGGAGCTTGGCCGGCGGGGTCGCCAGCGAATGGTTCGGCATGCGCAACATGTTCTTCTATAATTCCGTGCTTACCTTGGTATGCGTCGTGATCTTCGCGATCGTCTTCAAGCTCCAGCAAAACAAAGAAACGGCGGTTTTGCATGCGTAG
- a CDS encoding CobW family GTP-binding protein: MEQQAIPVVVLSGFLGSGKTTLLLRLLQQAKSNGLRASVLMNEIGAVDVDGMMVSSESAYQLLERITEGCLCCSKKSELAQCLERLALMQPDVIVMELTGVANPEEIVEAMTEPAIIGKVALHRIVTVLDAEHALDYNSIFSSDRELIRTLRRQIEVADIIVANKSDLISNRTADKVKGLVQDRNASALFVSAVRCELDASIILEGIPAAADRRQPVISGTRPSATSVRAPGAAASIPPASPRSSGERAGGTANIRSAAQPSVRMNAGTAAGSRPAAASTAAPGAAANQTAVPGSFSRIRTASIYTDPAAGITRRQFEAFFGGRGNGCLRAKGYMPYGKDGALMLFQLAGKRIEWSPSTYDGAPYFVMIGIDLDETKIRQEWARLTRK; this comes from the coding sequence ATGGAGCAACAAGCGATACCGGTGGTCGTCCTTAGCGGTTTTCTCGGCAGCGGCAAAACGACCCTGCTGCTAAGGCTGCTGCAGCAGGCCAAGTCGAACGGTCTGCGCGCATCCGTGCTCATGAACGAGATTGGCGCGGTAGACGTCGACGGCATGATGGTGAGCAGCGAATCGGCGTATCAGCTGTTGGAGCGCATTACGGAAGGCTGTCTCTGCTGCAGCAAGAAGAGCGAGCTCGCGCAGTGTCTGGAGCGGCTCGCGCTCATGCAGCCGGACGTTATTGTCATGGAGCTGACCGGCGTCGCGAATCCGGAGGAAATCGTGGAAGCGATGACCGAGCCGGCCATCATCGGCAAAGTCGCGCTGCACCGCATCGTCACGGTGCTCGATGCGGAGCATGCGCTTGATTATAACAGTATTTTCTCTTCGGACCGGGAGCTGATCCGCACGCTTCGCCGGCAAATCGAGGTCGCCGATATCATCGTCGCCAACAAATCCGACTTGATCTCGAACCGCACCGCCGACAAAGTCAAAGGCCTTGTTCAGGACCGCAACGCTTCCGCCTTGTTCGTCAGCGCGGTGCGCTGCGAGCTTGATGCCTCCATCATTCTGGAAGGCATTCCCGCGGCAGCCGACCGGCGGCAGCCCGTCATCTCCGGGACGCGGCCGTCTGCGACAAGCGTACGGGCGCCAGGCGCGGCGGCAAGCATTCCGCCTGCATCGCCACGGTCCAGCGGCGAACGCGCTGGCGGCACGGCAAACATCAGATCCGCCGCGCAGCCATCCGTACGCATGAACGCGGGCACGGCGGCGGGCAGCCGTCCGGCAGCCGCAAGCACGGCCGCTCCCGGTGCAGCCGCGAACCAAACCGCGGTCCCGGGCTCGTTCTCGCGTATCCGGACGGCCTCCATCTACACCGATCCGGCTGCAGGTATCACCCGCCGCCAGTTCGAAGCCTTCTTCGGCGGACGCGGCAACGGCTGCTTGCGCGCCAAAGGCTATATGCCCTACGGCAAGGACGGCGCCCTGATGTTGTTTCAGCTTGCGGGCAAACGGATCGAATGGTCACCCAGTACTTACGACGGCGCGCCGTATTTCGTCATGATCGGCATCGATCTGGACGAAACCAAGATCCGGCAGGAATGGGCCCGTCTCACGCGCAAATAA
- a CDS encoding CobW family GTP-binding protein, whose amino-acid sequence MSGGEPTRSPIRQDGRAVAVHLLSGFLGSGKTTLLNQVVDYYKAQDIKVAIIMNELGDVNLDGQFVDGDVPMAEMLGGCICCTIRSDLSLELKELIEEHEPDVVLIESTGAANPMEIIDAVTEAALLMRIDLRTIATVVDGPELLARSKRGGRTFKLMQEQIRCATDLIVNKADKLAPEELVEVEQLVRELNAFAPLTVTVRSVIDLAIFDPAGGSETASAVASSAAAASSSSSAASDPAAPGGHECGPGCSHEDHDHAHGHAHGHTHESHAHVMTLTHYFAGAVNSYDFEELLNQLPQNVYRAKGIVTFLDTNSRFLFQFAYRETEFIRITPQGDVHDVAVFIGEHFDKDALLAELAKLEP is encoded by the coding sequence ATGTCAGGCGGAGAACCAACCCGATCACCAATCCGGCAGGACGGCCGCGCAGTCGCCGTGCATCTGCTGTCCGGATTTCTGGGAAGCGGCAAAACGACCCTGCTTAACCAGGTTGTCGATTACTATAAAGCACAGGACATCAAAGTCGCGATCATTATGAACGAGCTCGGCGACGTCAATTTGGACGGGCAGTTCGTAGACGGCGACGTGCCGATGGCCGAAATGCTGGGCGGCTGCATTTGCTGTACGATCCGCAGCGATCTTAGCCTCGAGCTGAAGGAATTGATCGAGGAGCATGAGCCGGACGTGGTGCTGATCGAATCGACGGGCGCCGCGAATCCGATGGAAATTATCGACGCCGTGACGGAAGCCGCGCTCTTGATGCGCATCGATCTGCGCACGATCGCGACGGTAGTGGACGGACCGGAGCTGCTTGCGCGCAGCAAGCGCGGCGGCCGCACGTTCAAGCTGATGCAGGAGCAGATTCGCTGCGCGACCGATCTGATCGTGAACAAGGCGGATAAGCTTGCGCCGGAAGAGCTCGTCGAAGTTGAGCAGCTCGTGCGGGAGTTGAATGCGTTCGCGCCGCTCACGGTGACGGTTCGCAGCGTCATCGATCTCGCGATTTTCGACCCGGCGGGCGGCTCGGAGACGGCTAGCGCCGTGGCAAGTTCCGCCGCGGCCGCATCTTCCTCGTCTTCCGCGGCATCGGATCCTGCTGCTCCGGGCGGCCACGAGTGCGGTCCGGGCTGCAGCCATGAGGACCACGATCATGCGCACGGGCACGCGCACGGCCATACGCATGAATCGCACGCGCACGTGATGACGCTGACGCATTATTTTGCCGGGGCGGTAAACAGTTACGACTTCGAGGAGCTGCTGAACCAGCTGCCGCAGAACGTCTATCGGGCGAAAGGCATCGTGACGTTCTTGGATACGAACAGCCGATTCCTGTTCCAGTTCGCGTACCGCGAGACGGAGTTCATCCGGATCACGCCCCAGGGGGACGTGCACGACGTGGCGGTGTTTATCGGAGAGCATTTCGACAAGGATGCGCTTCTGGCGGAGCTGGCGAAACTCGAACCATAA
- a CDS encoding chorismate mutase: MADLAELRTNIDDIDRQLIALLAKRFACTEEVGIYKEQHGLPAQDASREAQQFQKIAQYAQEHGLNPEYAAAIFRHLMDLVISRHLELQTVKK; the protein is encoded by the coding sequence ATGGCAGATCTGGCTGAACTGAGAACGAACATCGATGATATTGACCGGCAACTGATTGCCCTGCTTGCCAAGCGCTTCGCATGCACGGAAGAAGTCGGCATCTATAAAGAGCAGCACGGCCTGCCCGCCCAGGATGCGTCCCGTGAAGCGCAGCAGTTTCAGAAAATCGCGCAGTACGCGCAAGAGCACGGGTTGAATCCGGAGTATGCCGCGGCTATATTCAGGCATCTGATGGATCTCGTCATCTCCAGGCATCTGGAGCTGCAAACCGTCAAAAAGTAA
- a CDS encoding undecaprenyldiphospho-muramoylpentapeptide beta-N-acetylglucosaminyltransferase, translated as MPNAIPARPQGEKPRRILFTGGGSAGHVSVNLALIPLLQSQGWNAVYMGSSSGIEKQLIGRLDDVDYYSISTGKLRRYVDLQNVKDPFRVVKGVFQAYRLIRKLRPSVVFSKGGFVSVPVVLGAWLNRVPVIIHESDLTPGLANRIANPFARKVCVTFGETTASIKGNKAVHVGPVVRNELLRGNALKGLQWSKLLPGKPVLLIMGGSLGSKNINEAVRRNLPVLTQTYQIIHLCGKGELDDRCNGVKGYRQYEYVHDELPDIAACSELVISRAGSNSIFEFLALRKPMLLIPLSKSASRGDQLLNAESFRKAGFCEVLQEEELTDDAFLAAISRLYADREGIRARMRERDSGPSAVEAITSLIRENSLRR; from the coding sequence ATGCCAAATGCAATCCCCGCTCGCCCCCAGGGCGAGAAGCCGCGCCGGATCCTCTTCACCGGAGGCGGATCGGCGGGACATGTGAGCGTCAATCTTGCGCTCATCCCGCTCCTTCAGTCCCAAGGCTGGAACGCCGTGTACATGGGCTCCAGCAGCGGCATCGAGAAACAGCTCATCGGCAGACTGGACGATGTCGATTACTACAGCATTTCGACGGGCAAGCTGCGCCGTTACGTCGATCTGCAGAACGTGAAGGATCCTTTCCGCGTCGTCAAAGGGGTCTTCCAAGCCTACCGGCTCATCCGGAAGCTGCGGCCCAGCGTCGTCTTCTCGAAGGGCGGCTTCGTCTCCGTCCCCGTCGTGCTCGGCGCCTGGCTGAATCGCGTGCCCGTCATCATCCACGAGTCGGATTTGACGCCGGGGCTCGCGAACCGGATCGCCAATCCATTCGCCCGGAAGGTTTGCGTGACCTTCGGCGAGACGACCGCCAGCATCAAAGGAAATAAGGCCGTGCACGTCGGCCCGGTCGTCAGAAACGAACTGCTTCGCGGCAATGCCCTGAAAGGGCTGCAGTGGAGCAAGCTTCTCCCCGGCAAGCCGGTCCTGCTCATCATGGGCGGAAGCCTGGGGTCGAAAAACATTAATGAAGCGGTTCGCCGCAACCTGCCGGTGCTTACGCAGACGTATCAGATCATTCATCTCTGCGGCAAAGGCGAGCTCGACGATCGCTGTAACGGCGTGAAAGGCTATCGCCAGTACGAGTATGTGCACGATGAGCTGCCTGATATCGCAGCATGTTCGGAGCTCGTCATTTCGCGCGCCGGCTCGAACTCCATCTTCGAGTTTCTGGCCCTGCGCAAGCCGATGCTGCTCATTCCCTTATCCAAGAGCGCGAGCCGCGGCGATCAGCTGCTGAATGCGGAATCGTTCCGGAAAGCCGGCTTTTGCGAGGTGCTTCAGGAAGAAGAACTGACGGACGACGCCTTCTTGGCCGCGATTAGCCGGCTATATGCCGACCGGGAGGGCATTCGCGCCCGGATGCGCGAGCGCGACAGCGGCCCTTCGGCAGTAGAAGCCATCACGTCGCTGATCCGGGAAAACAGCCTGCGGCGATAA
- a CDS encoding SgcJ/EcaC family oxidoreductase — protein MFLPELSYVIQQYAELRRAHDENVQPDEIEVVRLYQDMLTGWNDRSAEGMAASFAEDSELIGFDGSEASGRQGVHDHLAPIFANHKTPRYCAIVKSVKLVTPEAAILRAYSGLVAEGASDIDPKLNAQHSLTAVKRDGRWFIALFQNTPAQFHMEPERGAAITEALRKLLRP, from the coding sequence ATGTTCTTGCCGGAATTGAGTTACGTCATTCAACAGTATGCGGAACTGCGCCGTGCGCATGACGAAAACGTGCAGCCGGATGAAATCGAAGTCGTTCGCTTGTACCAAGACATGCTGACTGGCTGGAACGACCGCAGCGCGGAAGGGATGGCCGCCTCGTTCGCGGAGGACAGCGAATTAATCGGATTCGACGGGAGCGAAGCTTCGGGCAGACAGGGCGTTCATGATCATCTGGCGCCGATCTTCGCGAATCATAAGACCCCGCGTTACTGCGCGATCGTCAAATCCGTCAAGCTGGTTACGCCCGAGGCGGCTATCCTTCGCGCCTACTCCGGGCTCGTGGCGGAAGGCGCGTCCGATATCGACCCGAAGCTGAATGCCCAGCATTCCCTGACGGCCGTGAAGCGTGATGGCCGCTGGTTCATTGCCTTGTTCCAGAATACGCCTGCGCAGTTTCATATGGAGCCCGAGCGGGGAGCGGCGATTACCGAAGCGCTGCGCAAGCTGCTTAGGCCATAG
- the trpS gene encoding tryptophan--tRNA ligase, with protein MKRVLSGIKPSGDMNIGGYGGALHQFLTMQDEYECFFFVPDLHAITVPQDPAALFRRSREIAAYYIAAGIDPKKATIFVQSHVPAHVELGWLLETQAHFGELGRMTQFKEKSHGKDAVSSALFTYPVLMAADILLYRATHVPVGDDQKQHLELTRDLAMRFNNRFGTTFALPEPIIQQIGSRIMGLDDPAKKMSKSNPNRNSYILLQDSPEEIRKKLARAVTDSEGVVRYDWEQKPEISNLIEIYAVFAGESVDTIEQRYRGVGYGPFKQDISDAVTAKLTPIQSRFNEIVDSEELTAILRQGALKAAADASETLRKAKQAMGLLTLD; from the coding sequence ATGAAACGAGTCTTATCGGGCATCAAACCAAGCGGGGACATGAATATCGGCGGGTATGGGGGCGCCCTGCACCAATTTCTGACCATGCAGGACGAATATGAATGCTTCTTCTTCGTTCCTGATCTGCATGCCATTACGGTGCCGCAGGATCCAGCCGCGCTGTTCCGGCGCTCCAGGGAGATCGCCGCCTATTACATCGCCGCGGGGATCGATCCGAAGAAAGCAACGATTTTCGTCCAGTCCCATGTACCGGCGCATGTCGAGCTCGGCTGGCTGCTGGAAACCCAGGCGCATTTCGGCGAGCTGGGCCGGATGACGCAGTTCAAGGAGAAGTCGCACGGCAAAGACGCCGTCAGCTCGGCGTTGTTCACCTATCCGGTGCTGATGGCCGCGGACATTCTGCTGTATCGGGCCACGCACGTCCCCGTCGGCGACGACCAGAAGCAGCATCTGGAGCTGACCCGGGACTTGGCGATGCGCTTCAACAACCGGTTCGGAACGACGTTCGCGCTTCCCGAGCCGATCATTCAGCAGATCGGTTCTCGCATTATGGGCCTCGACGACCCCGCCAAGAAGATGAGCAAAAGCAATCCGAATCGGAACAGTTACATCCTGCTGCAGGACAGCCCCGAGGAAATCCGGAAGAAGCTGGCGCGGGCCGTGACGGACTCCGAAGGGGTCGTTCGTTACGACTGGGAGCAAAAGCCGGAAATCAGCAACCTGATCGAAATCTACGCGGTGTTCGCCGGAGAATCCGTGGATACGATCGAACAGCGGTATCGCGGCGTCGGATACGGCCCGTTCAAACAGGATATCTCCGACGCGGTCACGGCGAAGCTGACCCCTATCCAGAGCCGGTTCAACGAAATCGTCGACTCGGAGGAACTGACCGCGATTCTGCGGCAAGGCGCGCTGAAAGCCGCCGCCGACGCCAGCGAGACGCTGCGGAAAGCGAAGCAGGCGATGGGACTGCTCACGTTGGATTGA
- a CDS encoding cache domain-containing sensor histidine kinase: MQGAVRWVGSIFKVQSSMQKKLTAVFVFLIITPIIAISYISYQNYVDSINKNTSQYMNQVIANFQSKLEETIANMMVVTKIPLYSQELQQYLVTPSLDLAKQNKIDFYIGLMNNLNKDMSSTYILDHYGNLFYRIKTDAVRPDLKQRHAEWQSIAERAEGNPTILSTQEISIPNHPSYYVFSVIRDIRDVNSFASIGTIVVDTKLDAIQETVEQMDAITKGMTLIVDRDRNVIYDSRKQWIGKPLGNPAMLKGIEGSTGTVETAVDGIDYIATYNRSDVSGWNTIVYIPVDHLHHDAKITRNLTTIATVLIVIAALVVSIVLSFRLSKPLRTMTNLMIEVQQGNLDISFRVKNKDEVGVLGLHFNRMLRRIKDLIDEIYVIQNRKKEAELEALQSQINPHFIYNSLETIRMKALLNDDEEVADMTFILGKLMQYSINRGKETVSVQEELQHLDNYLNLLKYRFKNQFHWEADLPPDVLRYDVLKLTFQPIVENAILHGLEGKKVKVHIRVFAKIAGERLHIYIQDEGNGIPPAILAHLQSYIGGQTGETAMKSGIGLKNINERIKLYYGESFGVSIDSRVNEGTIVTLALPYPSPNGWNEQEGLPC, translated from the coding sequence ATGCAAGGAGCCGTACGATGGGTCGGGTCGATATTCAAGGTGCAAAGCAGCATGCAGAAGAAGCTGACGGCGGTGTTCGTATTCCTCATCATCACGCCGATTATCGCGATCAGCTATATTTCTTACCAGAACTACGTCGATTCCATTAACAAAAACACGTCGCAATATATGAACCAGGTCATCGCGAATTTCCAGAGCAAGCTGGAAGAGACGATTGCCAATATGATGGTGGTCACGAAAATCCCGCTATACTCCCAGGAACTGCAGCAATATCTGGTGACGCCAAGCCTGGATTTGGCCAAGCAGAACAAAATCGATTTCTATATCGGGCTGATGAACAACCTCAACAAGGATATGAGCTCCACGTACATTTTGGATCATTACGGCAACCTCTTCTATCGCATCAAAACCGATGCCGTTCGTCCGGACCTGAAGCAGCGGCATGCCGAATGGCAGTCGATCGCCGAACGCGCCGAAGGGAACCCGACGATTCTGAGCACGCAGGAAATTTCCATTCCGAACCACCCGTCGTACTATGTATTCTCCGTTATTCGGGATATCCGCGACGTCAATTCGTTCGCTTCCATCGGCACGATCGTCGTGGACACGAAATTGGATGCGATTCAGGAGACCGTGGAGCAGATGGATGCCATCACGAAGGGGATGACGCTGATCGTCGACCGGGACCGCAACGTCATCTATGACAGCCGCAAGCAATGGATCGGCAAGCCGCTCGGCAACCCGGCCATGCTGAAGGGCATCGAGGGCAGCACAGGAACCGTGGAGACGGCGGTGGACGGCATCGATTATATTGCGACATATAATCGCTCGGATGTGTCGGGTTGGAACACGATTGTCTATATTCCTGTGGATCATTTGCATCATGATGCCAAAATCACGCGCAACTTGACGACCATCGCCACTGTGCTCATCGTCATAGCCGCGCTCGTCGTCTCGATCGTCCTCTCGTTCCGGCTGTCCAAACCGCTCCGCACGATGACTAATCTGATGATCGAGGTCCAACAGGGGAATCTCGACATCAGTTTCCGCGTCAAGAACAAGGACGAGGTCGGCGTGCTGGGCCTTCACTTCAACCGGATGCTGCGGCGCATCAAGGATCTGATCGACGAAATCTACGTCATCCAGAATCGGAAGAAGGAAGCGGAGCTAGAGGCGCTGCAGAGCCAGATCAACCCGCATTTTATCTATAACTCGCTGGAGACCATCCGGATGAAGGCGCTGTTGAACGACGACGAGGAGGTGGCGGACATGACGTTCATTCTCGGCAAGTTGATGCAGTACAGCATCAACCGGGGCAAAGAGACCGTGTCCGTGCAGGAGGAATTGCAGCATTTGGACAACTATCTGAACCTGCTCAAATACCGGTTCAAGAACCAATTCCATTGGGAAGCGGACCTGCCGCCCGACGTGCTGCGTTACGACGTGCTGAAATTAACGTTTCAGCCGATCGTCGAGAATGCCATTCTTCATGGACTCGAGGGCAAGAAGGTGAAAGTTCATATTCGCGTCTTCGCCAAGATCGCCGGAGAACGGCTGCATATCTATATTCAGGACGAAGGGAACGGCATACCGCCGGCTATTCTGGCGCATTTGCAATCGTATATCGGCGGGCAGACGGGGGAAACGGCCATGAAGTCGGGCATCGGGCTCAAAAATATCAATGAGCGCATCAAGCTGTATTACGGCGAATCCTTCGGCGTGTCGATCGACAGCCGCGTGAACGAAGGCACGATCGTGACGCTGGCGCTGCCGTATCCGTCGCCTAACGGCTGGAATGAACAGGAGGGATTGCCGTGCTGA
- a CDS encoding response regulator — protein MLNIVIVDDEEIIRLGLAKMIGKLSGEYQVAGSFEDGEEALAALEELGASVDLIITDIKMPYLDGLSFIERLREKHPEMPCVILSGYNDFEYARRAIQSGVDDYMLKPVDAQELAVLLGKVAQRRERLRADEERQELSSRQLEAGQREERLRRLLAGGAGEESVLPNEGQGAILVFRSSNPLVQESLLHYLHALKEQIREAVVMQEGLVAAVVLLSGREAVQQPQRALRAVSLRVMDHLQIRGGGFLAIGECFADPQAGAAGWSRAYRDALAASRHLFSADRGNVLQSAADLKTKAEPWRLTAPVLEEQLKTACEMLDAQAIKALLPRFFAEAEQGKAGYEEVIHLANHLFYTLATRIDGFADALQGLQGGNFDFHQRAAALYAIQDVRDWLVSFAVQVMEALEPGRTANGNRAIEKAKAWIQEHYRKEIELTVLSETVFLNASYFSYLFKRETGQTITEYVTMVRMAKAKEYLKERLDLKAYQVGEMVGYADGIYFNKLFKKTIGVTPQQYRNQTLGR, from the coding sequence GTGCTGAACATCGTGATCGTGGACGATGAAGAGATCATCCGGCTCGGGCTGGCGAAAATGATCGGCAAGCTGAGCGGTGAATACCAGGTTGCAGGCAGTTTCGAGGATGGGGAAGAGGCGCTCGCCGCCTTGGAGGAACTGGGCGCGAGCGTGGATTTGATTATTACGGATATTAAGATGCCGTATTTGGACGGCCTGAGCTTCATCGAGCGGCTGAGGGAGAAGCACCCCGAGATGCCGTGCGTTATATTGAGCGGCTACAATGATTTCGAGTATGCGCGCAGGGCGATCCAGTCCGGCGTCGACGATTACATGCTGAAGCCGGTCGATGCGCAGGAGCTCGCGGTTCTGCTGGGGAAGGTTGCGCAGCGAAGAGAGCGGCTGCGCGCGGACGAAGAGCGCCAGGAACTTTCCTCGCGTCAGCTGGAAGCGGGCCAGCGCGAGGAACGGCTTCGGCGCCTGCTCGCCGGTGGCGCGGGCGAAGAGTCGGTACTTCCGAACGAGGGACAGGGCGCGATTCTCGTATTCCGCTCTTCCAATCCGCTCGTTCAAGAGAGCCTGCTCCATTATCTGCATGCGCTGAAGGAGCAGATACGGGAAGCGGTCGTGATGCAAGAGGGTCTCGTCGCAGCGGTTGTACTGCTGTCCGGCAGGGAAGCGGTTCAGCAGCCGCAGCGCGCGCTGCGCGCTGTCAGTCTGCGCGTCATGGACCATTTGCAAATCCGAGGCGGAGGTTTCCTTGCCATCGGCGAATGCTTCGCGGATCCGCAGGCAGGCGCCGCGGGCTGGAGCCGCGCCTACCGCGACGCACTGGCGGCCAGCCGCCATCTCTTCAGCGCGGACCGGGGCAATGTCCTTCAATCGGCCGCGGATTTGAAGACGAAGGCGGAGCCATGGCGGCTGACTGCGCCGGTGCTGGAGGAGCAGCTGAAGACGGCGTGCGAGATGCTGGACGCGCAGGCGATCAAGGCATTGCTGCCGCGCTTCTTCGCCGAAGCGGAGCAGGGCAAGGCGGGCTACGAGGAGGTCATTCATTTGGCCAATCATTTGTTCTATACCTTGGCGACCCGTATCGATGGATTTGCGGATGCGCTTCAGGGACTGCAGGGCGGCAATTTCGACTTCCATCAACGGGCTGCGGCTCTATACGCCATACAGGATGTCCGGGATTGGCTGGTTTCCTTCGCCGTTCAGGTCATGGAGGCGCTTGAACCCGGCAGGACGGCGAACGGCAATCGCGCCATCGAGAAGGCGAAGGCGTGGATACAGGAACATTACCGCAAAGAGATCGAGCTGACGGTGCTGTCGGAGACCGTCTTCCTCAATGCCAGCTACTTCAGCTATCTGTTCAAGAGAGAGACGGGACAGACGATTACCGAATACGTGACGATGGTCCGCATGGCGAAAGCGAAGGAATATTTGAAAGAAAGACTGGATTTGAAGGCCTATCAGGTAGGGGAAATGGTCGGATACGCCGACGGTATTTATTTCAATAAATTGTTCAAGAAAACCATCGGCGTGACGCCGCAGCAATATCGGAACCAGACGCTGGGGAGATAA